The window TGCCATCCAAATAGTAAATGACTTTGTTCAAAGGTATTTTGCTTATTCATctgtattgaaaattttttatattaaggtGTACTGCCTGTATCTCTTGGGAATATCTTTTTCTACATTCTAACTCTgcctaataaattatatattggTGATCTTATTAAACACttgttttttagttattgtaatttttttcccCAGTTGCTCAATTTTCCGATGATTTATCTTCCCTTTAATTGGTTTACATCAATTATCTTGTGATATGTAAAATATTACATCTCATGTTATTTCTCTTATTATTACAACGTTGTTTAAATATTACTAACGTAGCGATGCTCATTTTCGTGGTACTGGTTTGTATTTATTTGCACAGGCTCACTGTTTTATATTCTTTGCCATTTgacattttacatttttacatacattaacAAATCATACACCAACTCCAATCAGAACAACGTGAATGGTTCGTAACGTGATGGAATCTTTAGGATTCCCAACTTACCACTTTTGTGTACGCCTAGTGTCAGGGAtgttattatataaataatatctaATACACTTTCGTTCTAATAGACTCAGATTCATAATTTAGATTTCGATTCGTTCGTTTCCATTCCATTCCAATACATTCGCTTCCGCACTAATGTGCAGCCTACTTTAGTTGATAATATCTTATGAACTTTCAACTAATTTTTATTTCGCATGGTGTTTTAATGTTTGTGTCTTTTTTAGTTACTGTTGAGAAAGAAAGCCGCTGAAGAATTAAAGAAAGAACAAGAACGCAAAGCAGCTGAAAGGAGGCGTATCATTGAAGAAAGGTGCGGTAAACCCAAACTTGTCGATGATGCAAATGAAGgtaaagatttttgttttcttctatacTGATATGGAAAATTTTACAATACTATACTTTATGTACTTCCACTTTCAGATATCTATTATTTGTAGAACTATTAATGAAATTTTACAAAACACAGATAGGCAAGGTTTACTAAAAAACATCACGAGAATCTTGCAATTTTTTCATTTGTTATATTTCAAATCCATTTAAAATTTATTGCATTAGTTAGAACCTCTTAAAATATGTAACAATCGTATTTTCAAATTACCTGTCAATATTACTTCCTATTTTTATTGTACTTCTGCGGATTGCTAGCTGTTAATTGTAATTTTTGTCGATTATCGCTATCGCAATATCTTCTTCATAtagacctatatatatatatatatatatatatatatatatatatatatatatatacaaacaacacagcagtcttctgactgcaaccctaataaactgtgttgtttgtttatattaacAGTCattaatatccagtaattcttgtatatatatatatatatatatatatatatatatatatatatatatatatatatatatatatatatatatatatatatatgtatacatatatatatatatatatatatatatatttatatatatatatatttatatatatccaATGATTCCATTACATCCAGCTTTCTCCTTCTTTAGATCTTCTTTATTATATTAATCGTTATCAAGATATAACGTAGTCATTCTCCCTGTTTTCCAATTTATGTTACCACCAATGAAGATCTGTCTATTTATTGACAGTTTCGATAATCCAAACTAATTGGCTAAAAAACTTTCGGACTGTTCTCCATGTACTTTAACTTCTTTTTATGATCCTTTTTTCATACAATTGCCATGAACTAATAGTAATTAATCAATTATTAggatatttgaagaaaaatatttGAAGTATTATGTCTAAGTACACACAATATTGGTTAATTTAAAACTAGTTTGTAAGtcaccaataaaacaaaaacatttcTACAATGTTTATAACTTTAGGAAAGTTTGTTAAGTTCACACTCAAAGTGATAACAATTGGCAGAGTATGTAGCTACGTATCGTTAAATGAACCTCTCTAATTTTAAGTCATTCGCGATAACAATCCTTAAATagcatatattatttatttttgggtTTATACTACACAAATTACGTACGATAACACCTACGAAAAGTTCCgattttaacttaattttttgtATAGAACAACTTACCAGTATATGCCAATCATATTATGACAGACTATACAAGTTGGGAGGTGAAAAGTATGATTTGGAATATCAAGTTAAAAGAAAAGACATGGAGGTTAGACGTAGTAAACGGCGATTGTTGCACGATGTTTTTTACAGGCTAGAGACAATAATGTTGCACTATGTTTTTGACTGTTTACCCGCTAAACAAAGCTATTGAGGCcagtacttttatttaaaaataaatgtggtgttcgtacaaatttaaaagaagtaAAGGAATGAAAACTCATAATAAAGTGTAAAattgttatattaaattaataatgacGACGATTAAATATAACGTCCTCATCACCCTTGATTTCCACAAATACTTGTCTTAAAATTGAACTGTACTTACACAAAGATCTACATTAGGTAGATCTTTTTATGTTTGCTCTTTCATCTTAATATCTTCGATCTCAcacaatattttcaaataatgcttaaaaattaataaattatttaataaccaTAATCTTAAAATAACATTGCCTTTTGGACATTTTAACAGTTTGATTTAATATCATTTCCTGATCTTTGGTAGCTTTGCCCCGACCCATTGTgtcattta is drawn from Diabrotica undecimpunctata isolate CICGRU unplaced genomic scaffold, icDiaUnde3 ctg00000716.1, whole genome shotgun sequence and contains these coding sequences:
- the LOC140431419 gene encoding troponin I-like isoform X2 codes for the protein MADDEEKKRKQAEIERKRAEVRARMEEASKAKKAKKGFMTPERKKKLRLLLRKKAAEELKKEQERKAAERRRIIEERCGKPKLVDDANEEQLTSICQSYYDRLYKLGGEKYDLEYQVKRKDMEVRRSKRRLLHDVFYRLETIMLHYVFDCLPAKQSY
- the LOC140431419 gene encoding troponin I-like isoform X1, with translation MADDERKKLEEEKKRKQAEIERKRAEVRARMEEASKAKKAKKGFMTPERKKKLRLLLRKKAAEELKKEQERKAAERRRIIEERCGKPKLVDDANEEQLTSICQSYYDRLYKLGGEKYDLEYQVKRKDMEVRRSKRRLLHDVFYRLETIMLHYVFDCLPAKQSY